In the genome of Pseudomonas lalucatii, the window GCCGATATTACCCAACAGATCGCCGGCGATCGCATAGAGCTGCACAATCTGGTCGGCGCCGATGCCGACGCCCATGTCTATGCGCCGAGCGCCGAGGACGCCAAGGCCGTACTCGACGCCGACCTGATCATCGCCAACGGCCTGGGCTTCGAGCCCTGGCTGGATCGACTGATCGCCAGCAGCGATGCCGCCGGCACGCGCATCGACGCCAGCAGCGGGGTACTGGCGCTGATGCTCGATGAGGACGGCCATCAGGTTGCCGACCCGCACGCCTGGCAGAACCTGGCCAATGCCGAGATCTATGTGAGCAACATCGCCAAGGCGCTGAGCCAGGCCGACCCGGCCCACGCTACCTACTACACCGCGCGCCGCGATGCCTACTTGGGCGAGATCCGCGCCCTGCTCAGCGAAGCCCGCACCGGCCTGGGCCAGTTGCCGCAGGCCCAACGCAGCATCATCACCAGCCACGACGCCTTCGGTTACCTGGGCCAGGCTTACGGCCTGAAGTTTATCGCGCCCCAGGGGCTGTCCAGCGAAGACCAGCCCTCGGCCGCCGAAGTGGCCGCCTTGATCCGGCAGATTCGCGCCGATGGCGTGCGCGCGGTGTTCGTCGAAAATATCCGCGATCCGCGGCTGATCCAGCAGATCGCCGCGGAAGGCGGCGCCAAGGTCGGCGGCACCCTCTACTCGGATGCCCTGGCCAGCGAAGGTCCGGCCAGCAGCTACCTGGGCATGTTCAAGCACAACCTCGATACCCTGCTGGCTGCGCTCAAGCCATAAGTCACGGCCGCCGCCAGTCGCCGATTTACCTACCCTCGCCTGCCGGGTAACCTGCCAGCCTTCTCGTCGCGCAGGACTTATCTGATGTTCGTCGGACAACTGGCCAAACTCACCGCCTGCACGCCCAAGACGATCCGCTATTACGAAAAGATTGGCCTGCTCCCCGAACCGCAGCGCCAAGGCAGCTACCGCTGCTATGACGAGCACCATGTCACCCTGGTGCGCATGATCCGCCAGGCCCAGGCCGTGGGCTTCAAACTGACAGAGATACTCCCGCTGATTACATAAATACTGCGCAGCCAGCGCTTCTCCCTCGAGGTGGCCAACCTCGGCATCGAGCAAAAACGCCAGCAGGTGCAGGGCGAAATCGAAGCCTTGCAGCGCCTCGATCAACAACTGCTGCAGTTCAAGCAGGAGATCAACCGCCTATTCGCACCCCATTAAGGTTCAACCAGCGAGAGCTTGACCCTGTCCCCACGGACAAGGTTTAGCCTGTCTCCCGACAAATCAGCCAGTCGCCGAGAAGGGAGATCGCTATGGGCAATTTATCGTTGGTAACCGGGGCCAATGGCCATTTGGGCAATAACCTGACCCGGGCGCTGTTGGCGCAAGGCCACAGGGTTAGGGCCGGAGTCCGCGATTTAGACAATACTCAGCCATTCGCCGGGCTGGACTGCGAACTGGTATATGCCGCGCTTGAGGACAAAGCGGCGATGCTCGAGGCGCTGGAGGGCGTCGAGGTGCTCTATCAGGTCGCAGCGGTGTTCAAACACTGGTCGCTGGACCCGGAAGCGGAAATAGTCCGAGCCAATGTCGAAGGCACCCGC includes:
- a CDS encoding NAD-dependent epimerase/dehydratase family protein, coding for MGNLSLVTGANGHLGNNLTRALLAQGHRVRAGVRDLDNTQPFAGLDCELVYAALEDKAAMLEALEGVEVLYQVAAVFKHWSLDPEAEIVRANVEGTRIVLETAAQAGVKRVVYVSSVAAVGHNGQPLNEDSWNQDLSNPYYRSKILAEQQAWQVAQAQPEP
- a CDS encoding metal ABC transporter substrate-binding protein — translated: MRTLIALFTLLASLSLAAAEKLQVITSFSILADITQQIAGDRIELHNLVGADADAHVYAPSAEDAKAVLDADLIIANGLGFEPWLDRLIASSDAAGTRIDASSGVLALMLDEDGHQVADPHAWQNLANAEIYVSNIAKALSQADPAHATYYTARRDAYLGEIRALLSEARTGLGQLPQAQRSIITSHDAFGYLGQAYGLKFIAPQGLSSEDQPSAAEVAALIRQIRADGVRAVFVENIRDPRLIQQIAAEGGAKVGGTLYSDALASEGPASSYLGMFKHNLDTLLAALKP
- a CDS encoding MerR family transcriptional regulator, whose amino-acid sequence is MFVGQLAKLTACTPKTIRYYEKIGLLPEPQRQGSYRCYDEHHVTLVRMIRQAQAVGFKLTEILPLIT